The DNA window GCCGCCTGCCGGCGCAGGCTGCTGCCGCGGGCGACGATCACCACGCCCAATCGTTGCGAACTCGCCCGACTGGCCGGTGAATACGACGACGATGTCTCCCGCGCGATGGCGCTCTGCGCCGAGGGGCCGGCCGTGCTGGTCACCGGCACGGATCCGCTGCCGGGAGAAACCGCTGGTGAAACGATCGAGCACGTGCTGCATCGCGCAGGTTCCTTTCCACTTCGATGGCAGTGGCCTCGGCTGCCGGGCCGCTACCATGGCTCCGGCTGTACGCTGGCCTCTCGGCTGGCGGTGGCGTTGGCGACAGGCGAGTCGCTCGAACGCGCTTGCGAGATCGCCCAGCGCTTCACTTGGGATGCGCTGGCCGCGAGCCACGCCCTTGGCGGCGGGCAGCGGCTGCCGGAACGTTGGCCTGCGAGGAGGGCGCCTTGAACCCAGCGCATGGCAAGCAGTACCGGGATTGGCGCCGGGGCGTCTACGCGATTACCGACAGCGGGCTGACCCCGGACGACGAACGACTCTTCGCCGCGGTCGAGGCTGCGCTCGAAGGCGGCTTGGCGCTGCTTCAGTACCGCGACAAGTCGAACGACCAAGTCCTGCGCGAACGCCAGGCACGCGGGCTCGCAGCGCGCTGCGCCGCCCATGGGGTGGCGCTGATCATCAATGACGATCTGGCGCTCGCGGCGCGGCTGGGAGTCGGCGTTCACCTCGGCCAGCAGGATGGCTCCATCGCTGCCGCCCGCGCGCTGCTCGGCGAACAGGCGATCATCGGTGCGACCTGCCATGCGAGCCTCGAACTCGCTCGTCGCGCCCGCGACGAAGGCGCGAGCTATCTCGCCTTCGGCCGCTTCTTCGCTTCACGCACCAAGCCAGAGGCGCCGCCGGCCTCGCTCGAGCTGCTCGGCCAGGCGCGAGCGCTGGGGCTGCCTTGCGTTGCGATCGGCGGTATCGATCACAGTAACGCCGCCATCGCGCGCCGCGCCGGCGCGGATCTGATCGCGGTGGTGCACGCGGTATTCGCCGCCGATGATCCGGCTCGCGCGGTGATCGGTCTGCGCGAAGCCCGCTAGGGCGGTTTTTCGCCCTCCGCACTCTGTGCGAGACTGGCGGATAGCATGGCGTACCCGTCCTGGTCTCTGCGGTATCGTGGTCGGCGCCGATAGCGCAGGGATCCCGCGGCCACGCGCTTGGTGTTGCGCCGCCACAGCTTCATTCTCCAGCCAACATTTGCAGGAATCGACGATGACCACCTCCCAGCAGCTCTTCGATCTCGCCCAGCGCCACATTCCTGGAGGGGTCAATTCGCCGGTGCGCGCCTTCAAGGGGCTCGATCGGGCGCCGGTGTTCATCGAGCGTGCCAAGGGCGCCTATCTGTATGACGTCGAGGGCAAGCGCTACATCGACTACGTCGGCTCCTGGGGACCAATGATCACCGGGCATGCCGATGCCGACGTGCTCGCCGCGGTGCGCGAGCGTCTCGATGACGGCCTCTCCTTCGGCACCCCGACCGCGATCGAGACCACCATGGCGGATTTGATCTGCGAGATCATGCCGTCGGTCGAGATGGTGCGGATGGTCAATTCCGGCACCGAAGCGACGATGTCGGCGATCCGCCTCGCCCGCGGCTTCACCGGGCGGGACGCGATCGTCAAGTTCGAAGGCTGCTACCACGGCCATGCCGATTCGCTGCTGGTCAAGGCCGGCTCCGGCGCCTTGACCCATGGAGAGCCGAGCTCCCCTGGCGTGCCCGCTTCGCTGGCCGAGCATACCCTGACGCTCAGCTACAACGATATCGACGCTGTGCGCGAGCT is part of the Halotalea alkalilenta genome and encodes:
- the thiD gene encoding bifunctional hydroxymethylpyrimidine kinase/phosphomethylpyrimidine kinase, which encodes MLVFAGLDPSNGAGLGADLEAIRAGGGWALSVPTALTVQDTHDVARVVPVDPGYLLEAALRISADVPVAAVKVGLLSSLGTLEALLSFLDLHPGLPLVVDPVFKAGGGSELSGQALIAACRRRLLPRATITTPNRCELARLAGEYDDDVSRAMALCAEGPAVLVTGTDPLPGETAGETIEHVLHRAGSFPLRWQWPRLPGRYHGSGCTLASRLAVALATGESLERACEIAQRFTWDALAASHALGGGQRLPERWPARRAP
- the thiE gene encoding thiamine phosphate synthase; the encoded protein is MNPAHGKQYRDWRRGVYAITDSGLTPDDERLFAAVEAALEGGLALLQYRDKSNDQVLRERQARGLAARCAAHGVALIINDDLALAARLGVGVHLGQQDGSIAAARALLGEQAIIGATCHASLELARRARDEGASYLAFGRFFASRTKPEAPPASLELLGQARALGLPCVAIGGIDHSNAAIARRAGADLIAVVHAVFAADDPARAVIGLREAR